The sequence AAAACATCCGAAAGCCGTCGTGACCGAATACGCCTGGAGCGCTGGATCGTGCGATCCTTGCCCCGAACCGCCGCTCAATGTGGGAGACCTGGCGACGCTTGGCGTAGACGCATTGCCCGGATACGAAGGCGCCAAAGAAGCGCCGCCGGAAATTGCCAATGCGTTCACGCTGACGCGTCTTCACGCGCGGTACGATAGCAATGCCCTCGGCGAAGACCTCGTTTTTCGCGCCGCACCCCCGATCATGGGCGGAAACGGAGTGCCGGATCCGGAAGGTAAAATGACGCGCGGCGCCCAGCCGAGCGGCATCAACATGTTCCAAGGCCGCTACGTGATGCTTCATCCGTGGGAGGGGCCGATTGAGTGCGAGAAGCCTCAGCGCGGCATGTGGGGCGGACCCATCAAACAAGTCGCCAGTGGTCCCACGGTCGCAACGAATACCGCATTTGCTCCTCGCGGCGCGCAACTTGCCTCGTTTCTACAAGCCAACGAAACGGAGCTCGAATCTTCGGAGGACGCCGTGCTTCCGAGCGGCCCCGCCGGTGAGGTGCCTCCCCTGCCCCCGCCAATGAATCGCGGATGCGGAGCCTGCGCGACGGCGGATGCGCAGGGTGGGCTTGGCGCGGTGATTGGTGCGGCGATCGCGGGATTGGCGGCGGTGCTCAGGCGTCGACGAGCAGCCAAATAAAGTCCGCAATCGCCCCTCGACGTTCACCTCGAGTTCGTCCCTACGCATTACCAACGACCGTCGCCGGTCCAGAAATTGCCCCGCGTCGAATCGTCCTCCCATCATCGAGGCATCGGCATGGTGCAGACAGCGATTCCGACTCCACGGGCGGTGCGTGAAATCCTATTCGCTACGGATTTTTCCGAAGCTTCGCGCATTGCGGGCGAAGTTGCACACGCCTACGCGCAACAATTTGGCGCACGCCTGCACATCCTTTACGTAGAGCGGCCGCGTGTGCCGGTGACGATAAGGTCGACCCTCGAACAGTTGGCCGCAGAGCTTGGCGTCGGCATTCGCGTCGAAACGTCGGTCGCATCGGGAAATGCTGCAGAAGAAATCGTCCGGTACGCGCGGCATCATTCGATCGATCTGATCGTCGTCGGCGCTCACGGCCACACGGGCTCGACGAGCGTGCTGCTCGGGAGCGTCGCCGAACGCGTTGCGCGCACGGCTCCTTGTCCGGTCGTCACGGTTCCTTGGATTCAGCGGGTCGAGGGCAAACAGCCGGAAGTGCCCCAAGAAAGCAGACGCTGTCCGGCTTGCGGCACTCCAACGGACGACCTCCTTTGCGAAGCGTGCCGCGCACGAATTCGTGCTCTGGGTTCGCCAGCGCCGGCGTTCGCAGGCCGGGGGTTTTCCGGCGAGCTCACGCAAGACGAGATTGACGAAGTCCTGCGCATGGAAATCATCGGGCATCTCGGGTGCCACGCCGATGACCGGACGTACGTCGTACCGATTGGCTACGTCTATCGCGACAACGGCATTTACGTACATTTGGACGAGGGCCTCAAGGTGCGCATGATGCGCAACAATCCGCGCGTCTGTTTTCAGGTCGATCACATCAAGGATCTCGCCAATTGGCGTAGCGTCATCGCCTGGGGCGTCTTTCGAGAGCTCCACGGCCCAGAAGCAACCGATGGCCTCTTGCGAATTCGAATGCGTCTGACGTCCCTCACGGCAATCGAAGGCACCCGACCAACGCCTTCGTACGACGCGAAGATGTACGAAGGCTCCGACCATCGACCCGTCTCCGGCGGCCGCGAAGCGGTCATCGGTCGCATCGATGTCACCGAGAAAACTGGGCGCTTCGAACGGCGATGAGAAGCCGTGACGGCGTAGCTATGTTCACAAAAACGAGGTTACGCACTTAGATTGTGGGGCACCTCTCTCGGGGCATCGCTTTCCCCAAGTGGTTGGCACCTTTTTCCATCGCGCCGTTTGGGCCGATCATTTTCCCCACGGATCAACAGAAAGACGATAATGTGACCTCCAGAAGGCTTGCTTGCGCAAGCCCCTTGCTTAGGAGGCCGTCGGGCCTTCCAAGGTGCCAACCACTTCGGAGGAGTAATCGTGCGCACTTATTGGTATTCGCCTCGGCTTGCGACGTTCGTGGCCATCATGGGCTTTGCCGCAACTGCACCTTTTGCTGGGTGCGGCGGTGATGCCGTAACCATCAAGCCCAACGGGACGGGTGGTGATGGTGGTGGAGGTGGCGGGGACTTGGGCGTTTGCGGCAATGGCAAGCTCGAGTCTGCGGAAGCTTGTGATGATGGAAACCTCGTTGGCGGGGACGGGTGCGAGCCCGATTGCAGTTACACCTGCAACAACGCGAGCCCTGCGACGGGCGATGCCAAGTGTGACGATATGGATCCGTGTAATGGCCAGGAAACTTGCCTGGACGATCACACGTGTTCGAAGGGGACTGCCGCGGACGACGGAAAGGATTGCGGCAATGGGCAGATCTGCGTCGCGGGTGTTTGCAGTCCTGATCAATGCGGCGACCTTTTCAAGAGCGAATCCGAGGAATGTGACGACGGCAATGTCACGAATGGCGATGGCTGCAATGATTGCAAATTCTCGTGTTTGTCCTCGGATCCTTTGCGTGATTGCACGAACCTCGATCCATGCCTCGGCACGGTTTGCGACGACGCGACGCATACCTGCGGCAATCCCCTTGGTGAAGGCGCCTACTGTGGTCAGGGCCAAGTTTGCAAGGGCGGCACTTGTACGCCGACCGTTTGCGGCGACGGTGTACTCGAATTCGGCGAAGTTTGCGACGACGGCAACCTCGTCGATGGCGACGGCTGCGACGCCAATTGCACGCTTTCCTGCGTCGATCCAGCCGCCGATTGTCCCATCGCGCCGACATGCCAGATTGCAGCGTGCAGTGCGGCCAATGTGTGCACGACGAATCCTGTCGCAGTAGATCCGGCGTGTGTGGCACCGAGCTCGTGTCAAAATGGTGCTTGCCAAGCTCCCACTGCCGTGTGCGGCAACGGTTTTCTGGAAATTGGCGAAGCTTGCGATTTTGGGGCTGGAAACGGCACCAACACGGGTTGCGAAGACAATTGTACACTATCGTGCATGACGGACGTCGATTGCAACGACATGAATACGTGCGACGGCACGGAAACGTGCACCGACACGCTCCAGAACGGTCAAATTGGGAGACGGTGTGCAGCGGGCATGAACGAGCCGAACTGCTCGGCATGCGCAGGCGGCCTTTGCAACAATGGTACGTGCACGGCATCGGCGTGCGGTGACGGGTGCCTCGACACGATGGCGGGCGAACAATGCGAACCGCCTGGATCCGCAACATGCGACGCGATGTGCAAAACCATCATCGTGGCCATTTGTGGCAATGGCACGCGCGAGCCTTCCGAGCAATGTGACGACGGCAATACGACCAACCTGGACGGCTGCAGTGCCACGTGCACCTTCGAGCAGCTACAGCGTGCCAATTGGCTCGCCATGCAATATGGCACGGACACGTATTGCACCGCCAACCGCCTTGGCAGCGCCATTGCAACGGCAGGTCAAAGCACGATTTCCGACGCCATCACTGCCAGCGTCAAGGACGGATCCATCACGATCATCTTCCAGATGCTCGATCTCGACGATTTGAGCGGCACCAGCGATCCCATGTTGCAGCTCGGATCGACGACCGGAATACCCATCATTCCTGCCGGCACTGTATACGATGGCGCTGCAGACCTCGATTGGTGGTACACGATCGACACGCTCACGCTGGATGCTGCCCGCGTGCCAACGGGCAAACTGAGCGCCAGCATTGCGGGCAAAACGCTCAATGCGGGCCCCGGCTCGCTGTTCCTCACCATCAATCTCGGCGGCGTCCCCGCACCGCTCAACATGAACAACGTCAAAATCGAGGCGAGCATCGGCAATGCGACCATGCCACTCGTGTCCATGGGAGCTCCGCCGGGCCATCTCGCTTCGGAAAACCTTGATCCGGCGCTTCAGAGCTTCGAGACGATGGGGCAACCGAATGCCAATGGTGCAGCCAAGCTTTGCGGGAACGTGTCTGCCGCTTCGCTTGCGCAGGTGCCCGTTCCGGCGGTATTGCTCTCGGGCAGCACCGCTTGCAGCCAAGGGTATACCGCGGCAAACAGTTTGCTCGATGTCATCGTCGGCGGCTGTACGGCTTTGGGCATCATTCCTGTGATCATCGCGCGCCAGCCCGATACGCACGATCCAAACCTGACAAACCTTGGCGCAGGTCCCCCCTACACGCTCACGCGTAACACGACGACCAAACAGGTCAATGGATGCCGGGACATGAACAACGTCGCCGTGCCGCTATTCGAATGTCTACAGGACGCGGCGTACTCGGCGTACTTTAAGTTCGCGACCGATCGCGTCATCGGCAAGTGAATTGAAAACGTACGGCACGCCCCCACAAGGTGCCAACCACTTTTGTGGGCGTAACGCGACCTACAGCAAACACAAGGTGCAACGCGTCCCACGCGATAGAAGGTGCCAGAAGGTGCCAACCACTTTGGGGCGCCCAACTTTGGGGCGCCCAGACTTGGACGTGCCAACCACTTAGGGGTGCGCAAGCTCCAAACCCAGGCCAAAGATGCCGACCGAAAAAAAATTCGTCAAATCACGCAACTGGCTCCTCGCCCGGTCGATGTATAGGTATGCGACGACTGCGACAACTTCTCGCTACCGAAATTTATTTTGTGACCATCCGAACCATCGAGGGGCGTTTCGCACTCAGCCCCTATGCATGTCCACGTGCCTGGCAAGAGTCTGAATATCGGCAGGTCGACTGGGAAAACAAGCTCGCGATGATCGAACGCGGACGTGCGTGCGTCGAGGCAACCGAAGCGCTCACGGACATGATCGGACTCTCGGAAACCAATCATACGTCACGCCCCGAGATTCCCTATGACACATTTACCAATTCGATTCCCAACATCATTGGCAGCTGCATGGCGCGCGGCGTTGCAATGTTCGGCGTGCATCTGTACGGTTTCGTTTGGATGAGCAACCACGCGCACTTGCTTTTACGGGCCCCGAAGAAAAACTTCGCAGACTTCATGGCGTATTTGAATGGTCAGATCGCCGTCAATGTGAATCGGTTTCTTGGGCGAACAAATCAATTGTGGGCGCGACGCTATGCGGCTGCTCAAGTGTTGGACGATGCCGCAGAGCTCGAAATGCTGGGGTACCTCCTCGCCAATCCGCAAAATGCGGGGATTGCAAGTTCCATCAGCGATTGGCCAGGGTTGTCGAGCGCCGCGTTCTTTTTCCAAAACCGCAACCAACGATTCTTGTGTTTCGACCGGACAGCTTGGCACAACAATGGCCGGCCAAGCAACATTGCGCCATTCCTGTCGACCGTGACGCTCGAACACAAGCTATTGCCACAACTGTCGCGACTCGACAAGAAAAAGCTCCGAAGAAAATTGCGTCGATTGATCAATGAGAAGCTAAAACCATCGCCCGTTGCCGACACTCATGTCCAGCTCGCACCTGCCCCCCCGATTCGACGGCAACTGCTCGCACGCACGGTCATTCCAACCGAAAGGCCCGCGCCATCTAAGCGCAAGCGCTCACATCAGCCACTTTGCCATACGACGAAGCCGTCGTTGTGGCAACTGTATCACAAATGGTATCGTGAATTTCGCATTGCATTTGCAGACAGCTCACTCGAGTACAAACGTGGCAACACGGATGTGGAATTTCCACCAGGCTCCTTTGCGCCATCCAAATACCCACGAGCACGTTGCTCGAACGATCCAGATGCATTTTCGCGATTGCATCCAACGCGCCAGAATTTGGAAATCGCAGATGCACGCGCCAAGCTAGCAGCATAAAGAGAAAGCGCTGCGCACACGCAATGGGGGCGTGCGTGCGCCGTGCAATGTATTAGACATTCCGTTGCGGATTCGCAGGTACTGGTTTGCGTCGTGCAACCGGCTTGCGATGTGAACTGGACTGTCGCTCCCAATGACGGAGTCGCTGGAACTCGGGACCTCGTAACGCCAAGTTTCTCGGCCCTAAGTGGCTGGCACCTGTTCTTGGCAGGTCTGGCCGGCACGGCCGGCCTTTCCAGGCGCCTTGATTGGTGCTACCAAGCCGCGCCGTGAGAACGCGTTCGCAGACACCGACCAAGCTGATCCATCGGCGACAGACGCTCGAGGTCCCCAGCGCGGGTGCGCGTCTGGTGCTCGTCGCCGACACACACAGCGCGCCGCATCCGGAAAGTGCGAAACACATCGCGGCGCAGCATCCAACGCACATCCTGCACGCTGGCGACATTGGCGACCTCGGGGTGCTCGACCAGCTCGCGAAGCTATCCAACGTGACCGCCGTGCGGGGCAATATCGATGTCCACGCGCACGATCTCCCGGACGTCATCACGATTGACGTGCGTGACCTCGACGGCCCGCTCGTCACGCTGCTTCTCGTCCACATTGCTGTGTACGGGCCCAAGCTGCGTGCGGAAGTCGCGAAACTCGCACATGCAGAGGGCGCATCGATCGTCGTCTGCGGCCATTCGCACGTGCCGTTCATGGGGCGGGACAAGGGGGTCGTCATCGTGAATCCGGGCTCCATTGGCCCGCGGCGATTCCAGCTTCCGATTGTGTTTGCAACGATGGACGTGAGCCGCGAGCGGATATCGATGCAGCACGTGAGCTGCGAGACGGGGCAGCGGTGGGAGCCCTGATGAATTACTGAGACAGGTGCGTCCCGGCATTTTTGGCGGGACGCCCGAAGTGGTTGGCACCTTTTTCCGAAGTGGTTGGCACCTTTTTCGGAAGGAAAAACTGCGCCTGCCCATGCCCGCTTGACATACCACGGGCGCCAAGTAACAGTGGCCAGCGAGTTCGGGGTCGCGTCATGAAAAAATTTCGTCCTGCCATCGGTTACTCGGACTTTCGCGAGCTGCGCGAAGCGGGGCTCAGCTACGTCGACAAGACGAGCTTCATCACCGAAATCCTCGACGACTCCAGCAAGGTGCTGCTTTTCCCGCGGCCTCGACGATTCGGCAAGACCATTAACCTGTCGATGCTCGGGCACTTCCTCCGCAAGACGAACGAAGATCTTCTCCCGTTGTTCGCGGGCCTCGAGGTCACCAAGAACGCCGAGACCATGGCGCACTTTCAACAATACCCGGTCATCTTCGCCACGTTCAAAGACGTCAAAGCCAAGACATTCGCCGATGCGCTCGATGGAATCCGTGCTCAGATCGTTACTGCGTACCGCGAGCACCGTTACTTGCTCGACGAGAACAAGCTCGATGCGACGATCGCGCGGGAGTTCCAACGTGTGCTGACGGGCGAGGCCACCGCGAACGAGCTTCAGTATGCGTTCTTCTGGCTCTCGAAAGCCCTTCATGAACACCACGGCAAACGTGCTGTCATTTTGATCGACGAATACGACACTCCGGTACAGTCCGGCTATGCCCATGGCTTTTTCGATGACGTCGTGTTGTTTTTCCGCAACTTCTTTTCAGCGTGCCTCAAAGACAACAGCGCGCTTTTCAAGTCGGTGCTCACGGGCATCTTGCGCGTGTCCAAAGAAAACATGTTTTCAGGCCTGAACCATATCGATGTTCGGACGATCCTCCACGAGCCCTACAGTACGTCCTTCGGATTTACCGAAGACGAAGTCGCTTCCATCGTCGAGCCTGCGCATTTGGAAGAAGTCCGCTCGTGGTACAATGGGTACGTTTTTGGCGGGCACGTCATCTACAATCCATGGTCGATTCTCCATTACATCAAAAACGGCGTCTTGGAGCCCTATTGGGTGAACACCGCTTCGAACGAGCTCATCGAGCGGCTTGCGCTCAAAGAGGGTCTCGGTTTGTCCGACACATCGGCTGCGCTCTTGAACGGAGGCACCATCGACGTGCAAATCGATTCCAACATCGTCTTGCGCGACATCGATCGGATTCCCGAAGCGTTCTGGAATTTTTTGCTCTTCGCGGGATACTTGAAGGTCGTCGATTTGCAGCTCGACATGGGACGATATCATGGAAAACTCGCCATACCCAATCGCGAAGTGAACATCGTGTATCAGGACCTCTTTCGCATGTGGCTCGCCAAAGCCGATCCGACATCGGATGACACGAAAACCGTCGTCAAAGCGCTGCTTGCCGGAGATGCTGCCACGGTGCAAGAGAGCCTCGGTCGGATCCTCCTCACGGCCATGTCCTATTACGATGCGGCGGGAGCGAAGCCCGAAAAACTCTACCACGGGTTCGTCCTGGGTCTGCTCGTGCACTTGGAGAAGCAATACGAAATTCGGTCCAATCGAGAATCCGGTTATGGTCGTGCCGACATGATCATGCGACCAAGAACTTCTGGGCGCCCTGGCGTGGTCATCGAATTCAAGGTGCTCGACAGCCCGCGAAAAACCGTGGACGGTGTGCTCAAAGAAGGTGCCCAGCAAGTGCGCGAGCTGCGGTACGCGAGCGAGCTTGCCGCGGCCGGCGCGTCACCGGTTTACGAATACGTGATGACGTTCGATGGAAAACAGACGTGGGTGAAGCGTGTGGAAGAAGTCTTGGGGGAGGCGTCGTCGGTCGAGCGCACGTTTTGAAAGCGCGAGCGTACATCTCAAGGTGGTTGGCACCTTGCGGAGTGCGGCACCTTGCGGGGTGCGTTCGGTATTCGGAGGGGATCGTGCCAGCGACGAGGGCGGCGAGAGCGGCTCCCCATCGCCGCGCCCACGTCACGCAGCGGCTGCGACAGGCTCGGTACGGGCGATTCGGTACGCGCTTTCGTCACGCCGACGGCTTCGCCGTACAGCTTGTGAATGCGTCGCACTTCTTTCAGAAACTCGGGGCCGGCAATGGCGTTGATGTCCGCCTCGAGGTTCTCTTCGTCAATGCGCTCGATGCGCTTTTGCGTCTCCGCCCATTGGCTCGCGTAATCGTCCTTCAAGAAAGACACGCCATTCGGAAACAGCGTCGCCAGGATTGCTTGCGCTCGTGCCGCGAGCGGATACGTCTCCGCGGGAAGTCCCGAGTAGTCTTCGATGCGCCCGACGAGGCGGCTCATGGCATTGTCCGCGAGCACGTCGACGGGTCGCGCATCGGCGCGTTTTTCCACGCGATCGCGCGCCTTCCACGCCGATTGCAAAACGATGACCTTCTGACGAAGCGCCTTTGCGGCCTTCTTGACCGCCGCGGGCGCTTTCTTCGGCACCGCCGCGAGCAGCTTGATGGAAAGCGCTATCGCGCTTGGCACATCGAGCTTCGGAGCACGCGCGTACCGCGACGGATCGAAATCGTCATCCATGATACCTCCAAGGTGTATACGAGCGCCATATCCGCGCGGAAAGCCTGCGTCAAAGAGGTTTCAGTGTCTAGGCGGACGACTTTGGCAGTCATGAGACGCAGAACATCGATCGCGCAGGTGGCAGAAGGTCCCGGAACGATGCCAAGACGACCGCGTGAGGTCCGAGGACATCTCCATGGCGATGTGCACATCGATGACCGGAGGTGCGTGAACCTCGGCGAGTCATGTGAACATCGATCGGGAAGGTTCCGGGACATCACCAACGCGATGTGAACATGGGTGGCCGGAGGTTCGGGAAGGTGTGCGGGTCATCCGAACATCGATCGCGAAGGTTCCGGGACATCGACCAGCGATGTGAACATCGATGGCCAAAGGTGCGCGGACCTCGGAGAGCCATGTGAGCATGAGCGGTGCGCGCAAGAGCGCCATCCGCGTCCCTCGCGGGAGTGCAAGCGCCGACAGCAGAATCACCACGGCACCCGCGCCGATGCCAAACGCGCCAGAACGTAGGTGCTGCAGAGCCAGGGGGAGAAAGTAGTCGGGATTCACAGGCTATCTTGTGTCGTCAAGGTTATGGGTGGATCAGCGGCTGCATTGTTTCGCGCAATGACAATCGCTGTTGCAGTCCTCGTAGCCTGCCATCTTCCAGTCGATTGTTTCGAAAGGCGTCTCAATGCATTTCGGGCGCAAGCATGGTCTCGAGACGCGGCGCCAGCTCGGAGATGGCGGCGGGGTATACGGCAGGAGATAGCTCGTCGCAGCGGTATTGGACGAGCAGGGATTCGCTACAATCCTTCGGGCCGAATGCGCAATACGACCTTGCCAGGGCTTTCTTCCGTTGGGCCCTCGAAGCGATCGAAGACCAAAAGATAACGCGTCACCCCATCGGCCGCCATCGTGAGCCACGAAAAATTCGCCGGTGCTTTCGGATTCGTCGCCGGATCCACCCAGTAATCGGAGAATGCGCTGATCACGCGATCGCCACGCCAAACCAAATTCGCTGCCGTGAGCTCGGAATGACCCACCGCATCGAATCGAGCCAGCTCCGTGTCCGCCGTGCGCTCTCTCAATATCGCAAGCGTTTCGTTCTTCGACTCGCCCGCGTGCAAATCGACCGCCGTCACCCCGCGCGGACCCCCAAGCTCGCCATTGACGCTGATCGTCGCGCGACGAAAACAAAGGTGCCAATCTTTCGTGGCCAGGGCGCTCGCAGGTGTGTGAAAAACACGCGCCCCACTGCCCAAATCGAGGCACTCGCTCGGCACGTCGTCCGCAGGCTGCGATCCGCCCGCCGTGCCGTCGATATCAACGAGCTCTTGCGTCGGCCCCGCGCCGGAAGACGTCACTTCGGCCCAGCGCAATCGATAGATCGCCGCAATCGGCGCTCCTTGCATTTCGCCGTAATAACCGAGGATCTGCACCTTCCAGAGTTTGTCCCCCTCGCGCACACCAAACACATGGTACCGCACCCAAAGCACGTGCATCATCGGATCGTACGCCCAATAATCGCTGAACGGTCCACCCGTTTGGTCTTTCGTGACAAACGGCACCGTGGGCGCAATGCCCTCGTCATAGGTCGCCGCATCGAGCGGCCCGAACGCTCCTCCATCGCCAGGCCCAGAAACACCACTATTCGTAAAAATATCGTATTTCTCGAATGCAATGTCCCAGCTCGAATCCATCGATCCGTCGCCCATGGGGGTCACGATCGCCGGTTCTTTGTACGAAACGAACGTCCTGCTCGACGCAGACACCGGCACTTCGAGCGTTTTGCCAGGGTCCTCATTGGGTGTCGTCCCGGTCGACGAAGGATTGCCAACGGATTCGCTGCATCCGGCAACGAAAAGACAAAGCGCTGCTGCGAAAAATGTTCGATTCATCGTTCCTCCAAGGGATATTCGGCCGTGAGGCCTACGTAGATGGTTCGACCCTGGACCGGACGTTGATCGCCCAATCGATCAGGATCTTTTTGCACGCCGAGCGCATTGAGCACGCCCGCATACGCCTGCGCGCCCGACCATAATGGCCTCGCCAAACGCGCATCGAGCGTCTGAAAGCCCGGCGTTCGCAATCCTTCATCGAGGAATGCGTCGGTGACCATTCGGTATCTCATCACGAGCTCCAAGCGCCACGGTAAATCGCCCCGGATTGCCGTATACACCGTGTGCGGCGGACGCCCCTCGAGCGGCCTTTCATTCTCGTCGTCGCGCGTCCAGAGATACGCATATCCAGCTTCGGCACGCAATCGCTTCGAAAGCGTACACGCAGCATCGATTTGCACGCCAAACGTGCGCGCTCGACCGATGTTTCGATACGTATAATCATCAATGCCGCCCTGACTCGTCGTCGGCCGAATGTCGATATCAATCATGTTGTCAATCCAGTTAGAAAAAACGCCGCCGCGTACAAGCAGGTTTTTCGTCATGCGCAGGCTCACGTCGCCGCTCGTCCCCCAAGATGTTTCTGGCCCAAGGTCCGGATTGCCGAGCACCCGATAACCAAGCGCACCGTGATCGAATGCAAACCCGATTTCCTTGGCCGCAGGCGCTCGAAACCCTCGACCAAGCGAAGCACGCACCGTGACCACGCTCGACGGTTGATACGAAAGAGCGAGCCGCGGGACCGCGACCGCACCATAACGCAAGTGCATTTCACCTCGACCACCGACGAGCACGGTCAATGTATCGATGGGCTTCCAACCGAGCTGCGCATATGCGGCAATGCTGCCAAGCGTCGCGGGCGTCAATTCATCCGCAGTATTCGTACGAATTTGTCCGCTCGCAAATTCGGATTTCGTAAGCTGCTGCGATAGTTTTTCCACTTCGGCCCGCGTACCGACCACCCACGTCCTTCGAGGTCCATCGGCAAACGTCGCCGTCGCCTCGAAGCTTGACAAACTGGCATTTCGCGCACGCAATTCATCGAGCGGCGATTCATAGCGATCCTTTTCCGTCGTATCGAACGCCCATTGTTGTCCCAGCGCCAATCGCAAGGTCGAACCTTTGCCGATATCGATGAGCTCCACGACGTGCACGGCAAATCGATCCGTTCGTTGCGGCAAATCGATACGAAATGCCCCAAGGCCAGGCACAATCTGCGTTTGTCGGCGCTCGGAAGCATCGTGAATCCATCGCACGCGCGCCTGTACGCGCGTACGCGGCCCAATACGCGCGCCCAGCCGAAACCCAATCAATCCTTGAAGCCGGTCGGGCATTGCCAAATCCGGCTGGTCCTCGCGCAGCGCAACACCGTCGGTGCGCACGAAGTTTCCATCGAGCGTCGCCCAAACGCGTTCGCCACGCCATGCCGCATTTCCTTGCGATATGAATCCGCGTCGATTGCGCCCTTCGATGCGCACGCGCCCGCTCACGCCCGGATACAGCGGCTGCCCCGTGACCACATTGACCACGCCGCCAATGGCGCTCGTGCCGTACAACGAGCTCATCGGGCCGGCCACGACTTCGACACGCGCCACATCGGAAAGCGGCATGCGCGACAAATCGATCGCCCCGCCCACGTCGCCAATGACGCGCTCGCCATCCTCGAGCACCAGCACGCGTTGCCGATCGAGGCCCTGGATTTGAATGGCGCTCGGATTGCCGATATCGCCATACGCCGCCGGATTGACCTGCACCCCGAGCTGCCCCGAGAGCGCCTCGGCCACATTCGTTGCACCGCGCCGTTCAGCCTCCTGACGCGTCACCACATCCACGCGCACCGTCGCGCGCTGGCTCTGCTCCGGCGTTCGCGTGCCCGTCACGACGACCTCGACGGCCTTGTCGGCCGCGGGCGGGTCGGTCGCAAGCGCGATACCCGGATACGACAGGAGCAACGTCCATGCGACGAGCGAAACCACGCACCGGCCTCGTCGAGGAACCAAAGCGGCGCTAGCGTTGGAGGAGCGTTTGTCCATGTGGCTGTGCCATTTCAAAAATCACTCGACCCATAAGCCAAATTCTGGTTTCTCATAATTCGAAACATACAACATCATCAGTGCCTTTTTTGAGACACATAGCCAACGTTGATTTCATCCTTTAGCGGCAAAATCCACCGCTTCGGCCAAAGCGAATCCTCTTCGGCAGCGAGGTTCACCATGGGATCGACGAGCCTCTGGCTCGGGCGCCCGTTCATCGTGACAAACGCATCCGCACGG is a genomic window of Polyangiaceae bacterium containing:
- a CDS encoding pyridoxamine 5'-phosphate oxidase family protein, with protein sequence MEIIGHLGCHADDRTYVVPIGYVYRDNGIYVHLDEGLKVRMMRNNPRVCFQVDHIKDLANWRSVIAWGVFRELHGPEATDGLLRIRMRLTSLTAIEGTRPTPSYDAKMYEGSDHRPVSGGREAVIGRIDVTEKTGRFERR
- a CDS encoding DUF4215 domain-containing protein, with the translated sequence MRTYWYSPRLATFVAIMGFAATAPFAGCGGDAVTIKPNGTGGDGGGGGGDLGVCGNGKLESAEACDDGNLVGGDGCEPDCSYTCNNASPATGDAKCDDMDPCNGQETCLDDHTCSKGTAADDGKDCGNGQICVAGVCSPDQCGDLFKSESEECDDGNVTNGDGCNDCKFSCLSSDPLRDCTNLDPCLGTVCDDATHTCGNPLGEGAYCGQGQVCKGGTCTPTVCGDGVLEFGEVCDDGNLVDGDGCDANCTLSCVDPAADCPIAPTCQIAACSAANVCTTNPVAVDPACVAPSSCQNGACQAPTAVCGNGFLEIGEACDFGAGNGTNTGCEDNCTLSCMTDVDCNDMNTCDGTETCTDTLQNGQIGRRCAAGMNEPNCSACAGGLCNNGTCTASACGDGCLDTMAGEQCEPPGSATCDAMCKTIIVAICGNGTREPSEQCDDGNTTNLDGCSATCTFEQLQRANWLAMQYGTDTYCTANRLGSAIATAGQSTISDAITASVKDGSITIIFQMLDLDDLSGTSDPMLQLGSTTGIPIIPAGTVYDGAADLDWWYTIDTLTLDAARVPTGKLSASIAGKTLNAGPGSLFLTINLGGVPAPLNMNNVKIEASIGNATMPLVSMGAPPGHLASENLDPALQSFETMGQPNANGAAKLCGNVSAASLAQVPVPAVLLSGSTACSQGYTAANSLLDVIVGGCTALGIIPVIIARQPDTHDPNLTNLGAGPPYTLTRNTTTKQVNGCRDMNNVAVPLFECLQDAAYSAYFKFATDRVIGK
- a CDS encoding transposase, yielding MTIRTIEGRFALSPYACPRAWQESEYRQVDWENKLAMIERGRACVEATEALTDMIGLSETNHTSRPEIPYDTFTNSIPNIIGSCMARGVAMFGVHLYGFVWMSNHAHLLLRAPKKNFADFMAYLNGQIAVNVNRFLGRTNQLWARRYAAAQVLDDAAELEMLGYLLANPQNAGIASSISDWPGLSSAAFFFQNRNQRFLCFDRTAWHNNGRPSNIAPFLSTVTLEHKLLPQLSRLDKKKLRRKLRRLINEKLKPSPVADTHVQLAPAPPIRRQLLARTVIPTERPAPSKRKRSHQPLCHTTKPSLWQLYHKWYREFRIAFADSSLEYKRGNTDVEFPPGSFAPSKYPRARCSNDPDAFSRLHPTRQNLEIADARAKLAA
- a CDS encoding metallophosphoesterase family protein, with amino-acid sequence MRTRSQTPTKLIHRRQTLEVPSAGARLVLVADTHSAPHPESAKHIAAQHPTHILHAGDIGDLGVLDQLAKLSNVTAVRGNIDVHAHDLPDVITIDVRDLDGPLVTLLLVHIAVYGPKLRAEVAKLAHAEGASIVVCGHSHVPFMGRDKGVVIVNPGSIGPRRFQLPIVFATMDVSRERISMQHVSCETGQRWEP
- a CDS encoding AAA family ATPase, with translation MKKFRPAIGYSDFRELREAGLSYVDKTSFITEILDDSSKVLLFPRPRRFGKTINLSMLGHFLRKTNEDLLPLFAGLEVTKNAETMAHFQQYPVIFATFKDVKAKTFADALDGIRAQIVTAYREHRYLLDENKLDATIAREFQRVLTGEATANELQYAFFWLSKALHEHHGKRAVILIDEYDTPVQSGYAHGFFDDVVLFFRNFFSACLKDNSALFKSVLTGILRVSKENMFSGLNHIDVRTILHEPYSTSFGFTEDEVASIVEPAHLEEVRSWYNGYVFGGHVIYNPWSILHYIKNGVLEPYWVNTASNELIERLALKEGLGLSDTSAALLNGGTIDVQIDSNIVLRDIDRIPEAFWNFLLFAGYLKVVDLQLDMGRYHGKLAIPNREVNIVYQDLFRMWLAKADPTSDDTKTVVKALLAGDAATVQESLGRILLTAMSYYDAAGAKPEKLYHGFVLGLLVHLEKQYEIRSNRESGYGRADMIMRPRTSGRPGVVIEFKVLDSPRKTVDGVLKEGAQQVRELRYASELAAAGASPVYEYVMTFDGKQTWVKRVEEVLGEASSVERTF